Proteins found in one Mycoplasmopsis citelli genomic segment:
- a CDS encoding MAG4940 family membrane protein — protein MTPKQLISTWWSTQGFFVEVLASFLLVFLVLLFMFIAKAFKIKWKNMFLSLAFTLATFVMYIQVWASAKYAFNNSPSPIGNPIFVLMISILQGHSKAQGLVRGYSFTWQYKGIAYLIFGEFFGFLLAITCFLVLLNPMKKYLSKINPHLENVKSIKLIDIFKKEDCTLIGYSVKETIFLFVFCTLLGYVFYIQKPQYGATNFDAVLALSIVVFVLLAISSYFGFFAFNIFIDLFVSGVNFFSETSIFNSKTKEASEDWTLLKESKFKQKINLIYIYQMLISSSITIIAPIVISFISIGIYQLSGGDGLNF, from the coding sequence ATGACACCAAAACAATTAATTTCAACCTGATGAAGTACTCAAGGATTTTTTGTAGAAGTACTGGCTTCGTTTTTATTAGTTTTTCTTGTTTTGTTGTTTATGTTTATCGCTAAGGCGTTTAAAATTAAATGAAAAAATATGTTTCTTTCACTTGCTTTTACATTAGCTACTTTTGTAATGTATATCCAAGTATGAGCATCAGCTAAGTATGCTTTTAATAATTCGCCTTCTCCAATTGGAAACCCTATTTTTGTGTTAATGATTTCGATATTACAAGGTCATAGTAAAGCACAAGGATTAGTTAGAGGATATTCATTTACTTGACAATACAAGGGAATTGCATATTTAATATTTGGAGAGTTTTTCGGTTTTCTTTTGGCAATAACGTGCTTTTTAGTCTTGTTAAATCCGATGAAAAAATACTTAAGCAAAATTAACCCTCATTTAGAGAATGTTAAATCAATTAAACTCATTGATATTTTCAAAAAAGAGGACTGCACTTTAATAGGATATTCAGTTAAAGAGACTATCTTTTTATTTGTTTTTTGTACTCTTTTAGGATATGTTTTTTATATTCAAAAACCACAATATGGTGCTACTAATTTTGATGCAGTTCTTGCTTTAAGTATAGTAGTGTTTGTTTTACTTGCAATTTCAAGTTATTTTGGTTTTTTTGCTTTTAATATTTTCATTGATTTATTTGTTAGTGGGGTTAATTTTTTCAGCGAAACATCTATTTTTAACTCAAAAACAAAAGAAGCTTCAGAAGATTGAACTTTGCTAAAAGAATCCAAATTTAAACAAAAAATTAACTTAATTTATATATATCAAATGCTTATTTCAAGCTCAATTACAATTATTGCACCAATTGTAATTAGTTTTATTAGCATTGGAATTTATCAATTATCTGGGGGAGATGGTTTAAACTTTTAA
- a CDS encoding MIP family Ig-specific serine endopeptidase, whose product MLQKIYNIYTVLKIKKFLLILSSILPIGLIGCTLNNQFESGDSGSKIVVGANPANPANPANPANPANPANPANPANPANPANPANPANPANPANPANPANPANPANDKKKNTFNITPENSVEKPNEKIVPFKPENKDEKIDSSTQKNKENKVSIISNQPVKSIDSEKPKSVNVPKKPAENKSAMSSVVTTPKQPVSVALPSTEKLKITNSEPKTDIKPKQKTTKIDETNQINKPDTKKEQENKSQSESKQEEILSKFQPTVANKETFLKSNDEYIQSIKRRTLSLRWIVQEKSNGQQGVKVIYNTGTMWLLDYMYVKNSKFRLYFATNFHVASNLFSQRDYKIYQQPEKLKKFDPLYYTLSWAGDAYDKSDQAANYNWNSVRVNFNSWGIKFRNFYLAQDFMDTKAVPAAYGSYFSDFAVIEMEVDLNSLNDPFSWAALLLRKKLINAINEVTKSVQKFKNPDNKHPYLLNDKTIPYATLDYATINRINTDSKFSGPKQISNLVNTYLKDYHYELEPKYLYSFGYPAGKRGTLDIFNTVTASEKNSIGPSEGTVPLSFGLLDSFNLRPFDKDSHYFNNKVAMKFYGLMNSFDLENGPLPGSSGSLIVNEQALPVGLLLGHLNVDDNYIDQNGQRKEVTRTLFQPFSQNIPIYSNLTNTVIEPYNLIDHTSSDLYKHQKISYRSRLEDVYGKDVKTAIFGGNLVAFW is encoded by the coding sequence ATGCTACAAAAAATTTATAATATATATACTGTGTTAAAAATTAAAAAATTCTTACTTATTTTGAGTTCTATTTTACCAATTGGTTTAATAGGATGTACTTTAAATAACCAATTTGAAAGCGGTGATTCTGGATCAAAAATTGTAGTTGGTGCAAATCCTGCAAATCCTGCAAATCCTGCAAATCCTGCAAATCCTGCAAATCCTGCAAATCCTGCAAATCCTGCAAATCCTGCAAATCCTGCAAATCCTGCAAATCCTGCAAATCCTGCAAATCCTGCAAATCCTGCAAATCCTGCAAATCCTGCAAATCCTGCAAATGATAAAAAGAAAAATACTTTTAACATAACTCCTGAAAATAGTGTTGAAAAACCAAATGAAAAAATCGTTCCTTTTAAACCTGAAAATAAAGACGAAAAAATCGATTCTTCAACTCAAAAAAATAAAGAAAATAAAGTTTCTATAATTTCAAACCAACCAGTTAAATCTATTGATTCTGAAAAACCAAAAAGCGTCAATGTTCCAAAAAAACCAGCAGAAAATAAATCTGCAATGTCTTCAGTAGTTACAACTCCAAAACAACCTGTTTCTGTTGCTTTGCCAAGTACTGAAAAACTAAAAATAACAAATTCAGAACCTAAAACTGACATTAAACCAAAGCAAAAAACAACTAAAATAGATGAAACTAATCAAATTAATAAACCAGACACAAAAAAAGAGCAAGAAAATAAATCTCAAAGCGAAAGTAAACAAGAAGAAATTTTATCTAAATTTCAACCTACAGTTGCAAATAAAGAAACTTTTTTAAAAAGTAATGATGAATATATTCAATCAATTAAGCGTAGAACTTTATCACTTCGATGAATTGTGCAAGAAAAGTCTAACGGACAACAAGGTGTGAAAGTTATTTACAATACAGGAACTATGTGATTGTTGGATTATATGTATGTTAAAAATAGCAAATTTAGATTATATTTTGCAACTAATTTTCATGTAGCATCTAATCTTTTTTCACAAAGAGATTATAAAATTTACCAACAACCTGAAAAACTCAAAAAATTCGATCCGTTATATTATACTTTATCGTGAGCTGGTGATGCTTATGATAAAAGCGATCAAGCAGCTAATTACAATTGAAATAGCGTTAGAGTTAATTTTAATTCGTGAGGAATTAAATTTAGAAACTTTTACTTAGCTCAAGATTTTATGGATACAAAAGCTGTTCCGGCTGCATATGGTTCGTATTTTTCTGATTTTGCTGTCATTGAAATGGAAGTTGATTTAAATTCGTTAAATGATCCATTTAGCTGAGCTGCATTACTTTTACGTAAAAAATTAATTAATGCAATTAATGAAGTTACTAAAAGTGTCCAAAAATTTAAAAATCCCGATAATAAACATCCTTATTTATTGAATGACAAAACTATTCCATATGCTACATTAGATTATGCAACTATAAATAGAATTAATACTGATTCAAAATTTAGTGGACCAAAACAAATTAGTAATTTGGTTAACACATATTTAAAAGATTATCATTATGAACTTGAACCAAAATATTTATATAGTTTTGGGTATCCAGCAGGAAAAAGAGGAACATTAGATATTTTCAACACTGTTACAGCTTCTGAAAAGAACTCTATAGGTCCAAGCGAAGGAACTGTCCCACTTAGTTTTGGTTTACTTGATAGTTTTAACTTAAGACCTTTTGATAAAGATTCGCATTATTTCAACAATAAAGTAGCAATGAAATTTTATGGACTTATGAATAGTTTTGATTTAGAAAATGGACCCCTTCCAGGTTCAAGTGGATCATTAATTGTCAATGAACAAGCTCTTCCAGTAGGATTATTGCTAGGGCATTTGAATGTTGATGATAATTATATTGATCAAAATGGTCAAAGAAAAGAAGTTACTCGCACATTATTTCAGCCTTTTAGTCAAAACATTCCGATTTATTCAAATTTAACTAATACTGTTATTGAACCATATAATTTAATCGATCACACTTCAAGCGATCTATATAAACATCAAAAAATTTCATACCGTTCGCGGTTAGAAGATGTATATGGAAAAGATGTAAAAACAGCTATTTTTGGTGGAAATTTAGTTGCTTTTTGATAA
- a CDS encoding MAGa7180 family putative nuclease: MVKRKFYNNIHYVVDEENKVVRLNPDFHSDLLSFDKYKGFKKIGGSTIGDVLLTGGFKSQFSAFCHISRLKLPVLSKKYVNAGTILEPRVFEAFRAAYPNEEILNYEASKYNYNFFEGKNDYIIGVPDGYLPSKNCVLEIKTAGESKIDKWEKEVDPSYRKQAQLYGYLMQADFYKIIALFLKEQEGDYLHPELVDLKKRKIKAFDFKVNYQEAEDDILKVKNWFLYYTQSGVSPQYNLSIDADQIEYLKCSTPQEWEQLLQHWIEVGKADPDCEA, encoded by the coding sequence ATGGTAAAACGAAAATTTTATAATAATATTCACTATGTAGTAGATGAAGAAAATAAAGTAGTAAGGTTAAATCCGGATTTTCATTCGGATTTACTTAGTTTTGATAAATATAAAGGATTTAAAAAAATTGGTGGAAGTACCATTGGAGATGTATTGTTAACTGGTGGATTTAAATCACAATTTTCTGCTTTTTGTCATATTTCTCGACTAAAACTTCCGGTCCTTTCCAAAAAATATGTAAATGCTGGAACTATTTTAGAGCCACGAGTTTTTGAAGCGTTTCGTGCCGCTTATCCAAATGAAGAAATTTTAAATTATGAAGCTTCTAAATATAATTACAACTTTTTTGAAGGAAAAAACGATTATATTATTGGAGTTCCTGATGGATATTTACCAAGTAAAAATTGTGTTTTAGAAATTAAGACTGCTGGAGAATCAAAAATTGATAAATGAGAAAAAGAAGTTGACCCTTCTTATCGTAAGCAAGCACAATTATATGGGTATTTAATGCAAGCGGATTTTTATAAAATTATCGCTTTATTTTTAAAAGAGCAAGAAGGTGATTATTTACACCCAGAATTAGTTGATTTAAAAAAACGTAAAATCAAAGCTTTTGATTTTAAGGTTAATTACCAAGAAGCTGAGGATGACATTTTAAAAGTTAAAAATTGATTTTTGTATTATACTCAAAGCGGAGTATCGCCACAATATAATTTATCAATTGACGCTGACCAAATTGAATATTTAAAATGTTCAACCCCCCAAGAATGAGAACAATTGCTTCAACATTGAATAGAGGTCGGAAAAGCTGATCCTGATTGTGAAGCTTAG